In Paenibacillus thermoaerophilus, the following proteins share a genomic window:
- a CDS encoding DUF2933 domain-containing protein, which translates to MDWTWLLLLLCPLMMIFMMKGMHGTHGKHEHQTEKEILELKKENQRLSQELEHLRKNTG; encoded by the coding sequence ATGGATTGGACTTGGCTGTTGCTACTGTTGTGCCCATTGATGATGATCTTCATGATGAAAGGGATGCATGGTACGCATGGGAAGCATGAACACCAAACAGAAAAGGAAATTTTGGAGTTAAAGAAAGAAAATCAAAGGTTGTCTCAAGAACTGGAACATCTTAGGAAAAACACAGGGTAA